From a single Couchioplanes caeruleus genomic region:
- a CDS encoding glycosyltransferase family 2 protein, which yields MTDVVLPCLNEAPALPWVLTRMPPGFHPIVADNGSTDGSADVARAHGARVISVSQSGYGAAVHAGLIAADPDDGLVCVLDADGSFDPGELSRLTDPVRQGTADLVVGRRRPTSRRAWPLHARVGNAVLARRVRQTTGLDVHDIGPIRAARRADLLALNLKDRRFGYPLELLIAVGRARWRVLELDVPYHPRAQGTRSKVTGTVRGTARAIRDMRAVLAR from the coding sequence ATGACCGATGTCGTGCTGCCTTGCCTGAACGAGGCGCCCGCCCTGCCGTGGGTGCTCACCCGCATGCCTCCGGGGTTTCACCCGATCGTCGCCGACAACGGCTCCACCGACGGCTCCGCTGACGTAGCGCGAGCTCACGGCGCTCGTGTGATCTCCGTATCGCAGTCCGGGTATGGCGCCGCGGTGCACGCCGGGTTGATCGCGGCGGATCCGGACGACGGCCTGGTGTGCGTACTCGATGCCGACGGATCCTTCGACCCCGGCGAGCTTTCCCGGCTGACCGATCCGGTGCGTCAGGGCACGGCTGACCTCGTCGTCGGACGGCGCCGCCCGACTTCCCGGCGGGCATGGCCTCTTCATGCTCGCGTAGGAAATGCAGTCCTGGCCCGCCGCGTACGGCAGACGACCGGGTTGGACGTACACGACATCGGGCCGATCAGAGCGGCACGGCGGGCGGATCTTCTCGCGTTGAACCTGAAGGACCGTCGTTTCGGCTACCCGCTCGAGTTGTTGATCGCCGTGGGCCGTGCCCGGTGGCGAGTTCTCGAGCTTGACGTGCCGTATCACCCGCGCGCCCAAGGTACCCGCTCAAAGGTGACCGGCACTGTTCGAGGCACCGCCCGGGCGATCCGTGACATGCGGGCGGTGCTGGCTCGATGA
- a CDS encoding TIGR04282 family arsenosugar biosynthesis glycosyltransferase, whose protein sequence is MTQFLVLAKAPVPGRVKTRLCPPWTYEQAATVAAAALSDTLVTVGCAPAASRTLVVDGSYPAPPGWQKLPQRGGPLSDRLAGAFSDAGGDSAVLIGMDTPQVTADMLEDAGDYAEADATLGLAEDGGWWALGLRDRSNADVLRTIPTSTDHTGQLTLTALRDRGLRVRLLRVLRDVDTVADARSVATLCHPESRFRAAVEAMRHEC, encoded by the coding sequence ATGACCCAGTTCCTCGTTCTCGCCAAGGCACCCGTTCCGGGCCGGGTGAAGACGCGGCTCTGCCCGCCGTGGACCTATGAGCAGGCAGCGACGGTTGCGGCCGCTGCGCTCTCCGACACCCTGGTCACCGTCGGCTGTGCCCCCGCGGCGTCACGCACGCTCGTTGTTGACGGCTCGTACCCAGCTCCGCCGGGCTGGCAGAAGCTGCCGCAACGCGGCGGACCGCTCAGCGATCGGCTCGCCGGGGCTTTCTCGGATGCCGGCGGCGACTCGGCCGTGTTGATCGGGATGGACACTCCGCAGGTCACCGCCGACATGCTCGAAGACGCGGGCGACTACGCCGAGGCCGACGCCACGCTTGGTCTGGCGGAGGACGGTGGTTGGTGGGCGCTGGGGCTACGGGACCGATCGAACGCCGACGTTCTGCGCACAATCCCGACGTCCACCGACCACACGGGCCAGCTGACCCTCACCGCGCTTCGCGATCGCGGACTCCGGGTTCGACTTCTTCGTGTTCTCCGCGATGTCGACACCGTCGCCGACGCCCGATCCGTCGCCACGCTCTGCCATCCAGAGAGCCGCTTCAGAGCTGCCGTAGAGGCGATGCGCCATGAGTGCTGA
- a CDS encoding methyltransferase domain-containing protein translates to MSAEVLSVYDEALRAAEESRGAELILQDAFGRERMIDAAEWYRDHISGDESLIRRCSGPTLDVGCGPGRLTVAVSAHGHGALGIDISPMAVSIARRRGAAALRRNVFTPVPGHGRWHHVLLADGNIGIGGDPSALLRRCRELIGRAGRIHVELSSPGGRSWAGRATVRGAGERPAAAFRWAEVAADDLATFAGPAALHPVDTWQEAGRWFASLERI, encoded by the coding sequence ATGAGTGCTGAGGTTCTGAGCGTTTATGACGAGGCGCTGCGAGCCGCCGAAGAGAGCCGCGGGGCCGAGCTCATCCTCCAGGACGCCTTCGGCAGAGAGCGCATGATCGACGCAGCAGAGTGGTATCGCGACCATATCTCCGGCGACGAGAGTTTGATCCGCCGCTGCTCCGGACCCACTCTCGACGTCGGATGCGGCCCCGGTCGTCTCACCGTCGCGGTCAGCGCGCACGGGCACGGGGCTCTCGGTATCGATATCAGCCCGATGGCAGTCAGCATCGCGCGCCGGCGAGGTGCGGCTGCGCTGCGGAGGAATGTCTTCACGCCCGTTCCGGGGCATGGTCGCTGGCATCACGTCCTGCTCGCCGACGGCAATATCGGCATCGGCGGTGATCCCTCCGCACTTCTTCGCCGATGCCGGGAGCTCATCGGCAGGGCCGGGCGAATCCACGTCGAGTTGTCCTCTCCCGGCGGGCGGAGCTGGGCCGGACGCGCAACCGTACGGGGGGCCGGTGAGCGACCAGCCGCAGCTTTCCGCTGGGCGGAGGTGGCCGCGGACGACCTCGCCACCTTTGCGGGGCCGGCCGCCCTGCATCCGGTCGACACCTGGCAGGAGGCGGGGCGATGGTTCGCGTCCTTGGAAAGGATCTGA
- a CDS encoding response regulator transcription factor, producing the protein MTHHVLVVDDDPTVSDVVRRYLEQDGCRVRLVGNGEAALAAASAEMPDLVVLDLMMPGIDGLEVCRRLRRDAPELPVLMLTALGEEPDRVAGLEVGADDYVTKPFSPRELTLRIRSILRRAAQTDKPHPVLVDGDLIVDTSRRVATIGGAPVKLTKGDFDLLAFLMAHPGRTWSHQQLLEKVWGWSVGETGTVTTAMARLRAKIQPEDGSPKRILTSYGAGYRYERVTGHA; encoded by the coding sequence GTGACTCACCACGTGCTGGTCGTGGACGACGATCCGACCGTCAGCGATGTCGTCCGGCGCTATTTGGAGCAGGACGGCTGCCGTGTGCGGCTGGTCGGGAACGGCGAGGCCGCGTTGGCGGCCGCCTCGGCCGAAATGCCCGATCTTGTTGTGCTCGACCTGATGATGCCCGGCATTGACGGCCTGGAAGTGTGCCGACGGCTACGCCGGGATGCGCCTGAGCTGCCCGTTCTGATGCTCACGGCCCTGGGTGAGGAGCCCGACCGAGTCGCCGGCCTTGAGGTCGGCGCGGATGACTACGTCACCAAGCCGTTCTCTCCACGCGAGCTGACGCTGCGGATCCGGTCGATCCTGCGGCGGGCGGCCCAGACGGACAAGCCCCATCCTGTGCTCGTGGACGGAGATCTGATCGTCGACACCTCCCGACGCGTCGCCACGATCGGAGGCGCGCCGGTCAAGCTCACCAAGGGCGACTTCGATCTGCTCGCGTTCCTCATGGCGCATCCGGGGCGCACCTGGAGCCACCAGCAGCTCTTGGAGAAGGTGTGGGGGTGGTCGGTCGGCGAGACCGGAACGGTCACCACCGCCATGGCGCGGCTACGCGCCAAGATCCAGCCCGAGGACGGTTCACCCAAGCGCATCCTGACCTCGTACGGCGCGGGATACCGGTACGAGCGGGTGACCGGCCATGCGTGA
- a CDS encoding molybdopterin-dependent oxidoreductase — protein sequence MSPESFHSELRSTRLTSQLGIALGVGFAVCFVTGLTSHLIQHPPAWFWWPSRPAGLYRFTQGLHVATGLACIPLLGAKLWSVYPRLFERPAVRSVGHALERASIAALVAAALFQVVGGLLNISRWYGALPFFFTTGHYWGAWLAVGALLVHIGVKLPAVRDSLARRGANKESGGISRRELFGTVGAAAGVITLATVGQTVVPLSQVSVLAPRRPAVGPQRLPVNKTAAGAGVRDIASNPAYRLVVRGPDDELSLSLAELASLAQHTVVLPIACVEGWSASGTWSGVRLGDLARMVGIDPSEASAEVESLEQSGRYRVSTVAPTHLRDDWTLIALGLNGEPLHLDHGYPARLIAPNRPGVLQTKWVGRITFRRHI from the coding sequence GTGAGCCCAGAGTCGTTCCATTCCGAGCTGCGGTCGACCCGGCTGACGAGCCAGCTAGGCATTGCATTGGGGGTCGGGTTTGCCGTCTGTTTCGTTACCGGACTCACCAGCCACCTCATCCAACATCCTCCGGCATGGTTCTGGTGGCCGTCGCGACCCGCAGGCCTCTATCGCTTCACCCAGGGGCTTCATGTGGCGACCGGTCTGGCGTGCATACCCCTGCTGGGAGCCAAGCTCTGGTCCGTCTACCCGAGGCTCTTCGAGCGTCCGGCGGTGCGCTCCGTAGGCCACGCTCTCGAACGCGCAAGCATCGCGGCGCTCGTTGCGGCGGCCCTGTTCCAGGTCGTCGGCGGGTTGCTCAACATCTCTCGCTGGTACGGAGCGCTTCCGTTCTTCTTCACTACCGGGCACTACTGGGGAGCGTGGCTTGCCGTCGGCGCATTGCTGGTCCACATAGGCGTCAAGCTGCCCGCTGTCAGGGACAGTCTCGCTCGCCGGGGCGCCAACAAAGAGTCGGGAGGCATCAGCCGGCGAGAGCTGTTCGGTACGGTCGGCGCCGCAGCCGGAGTAATCACACTGGCGACCGTCGGTCAGACCGTGGTTCCGTTGAGCCAAGTCTCTGTCCTGGCGCCTCGGCGTCCCGCCGTCGGACCTCAGCGCCTGCCGGTCAACAAGACCGCAGCCGGCGCCGGGGTGCGGGACATTGCCTCGAATCCTGCCTACAGACTCGTGGTCAGGGGGCCGGACGACGAGCTCTCGCTGTCGCTCGCCGAGCTTGCCTCGTTGGCGCAGCACACAGTGGTGCTGCCGATCGCTTGCGTCGAGGGTTGGAGTGCGAGCGGCACATGGAGCGGCGTGCGGCTCGGCGATCTGGCCAGGATGGTCGGCATCGATCCCAGTGAAGCGTCGGCCGAGGTTGAGTCTTTGGAGCAGAGCGGCCGGTACCGCGTCTCGACCGTGGCGCCCACCCACCTCCGGGATGACTGGACGCTGATTGCACTAGGGCTCAACGGCGAACCGTTACACCTGGATCACGGGTACCCGGCGCGGCTTATCGCTCCGAACAGGCCGGGTGTCCTGCAGACCAAGTGGGTCGGGCGCATCACCTTCAGGCGGCACATATGA